From the genome of Metarhizium brunneum chromosome 4, complete sequence, one region includes:
- the nae1 gene encoding NEDD8-activating enzyme E1 regulatory subunit — translation MSQEGSVIRGLQHGPTEKERKYDRQLRLWAASGQAALESANVLLVNSGPGTVGIEALKNLVLPGIGKFTIADDAIIQEADLGVNFFLDEACLGKSRALCCAEYLVELNPEVSGNCFPEEDDPFDLEKLTASSEPFTIILYTSSLQKDLVCFLESYAERRKIPILSVHSVGYYSYFTLKLPAHLPVVDTHPDEDATADLRLLDPWPELSTFVSQLTKDIDDQTDHDHGHLPLVATLLHCLEEWKDAHQGNPPLAYSDKLAFRNLVANGARRNNPEGGEENFEEAVAAVMKHVTPFSLPSSLKQIFDYGNSTEISSSDSFWIIAKAVEQFYEKHHQLPLSGGIPDMKAESAVYIKLQSLYKAKARQDASEVMSTVRTLEGGIGVAQAEVELFCKNAKFIKLVQSSVHAPTLTKIVENELLNDELSAVAGPETPLSLISIYLALRASTLISTDSAEEIVDFVASSIPSLSGNNRLLQVAQEVIRSNRGEVHNTAAITGGMVSQEMIKLITNQYVPIDNTCIFDGIESRCQVLRLNLSEHHFQE, via the exons ATGTCTCAAGAGGGAAGCGTGATTAGAGGGCTTCAACACGGTCCGACtgaaaaggaaagaaagtATGACCGCCAGCTTCGGCTCTGGGCTGCCTCTGGTCAAGCTGCCCTGGAGTCTGCAAACGTCCTCCTTGTCAACAGTGGCCCTGGAACGGTTGGTATTGAGGCACTCAAAAATTTGGTTCTACCTG GCATTGGAAAATTTACTAtagccgacgacgccattATTCAAGAAGCAGACCTCGGTGTCAATTTTTTTCTCGATGAAGCTTGCTTAGGCAAGTCTCGAGCTCTTTGTTGCGCCGAATATCTTGTTGAGCTCAATCCCGAAGTTTCAGGCAATTGCTtcccagaagaagac GATCCTTTTGACCTTGAGAAGCTGACAGCTTCGTCGGAACCATTCACCATCATTCTCTATACTTCATCTCTCCAGAAGGACTTGGTTTGCTTCCTCGAGTCGTATGCTGAGAGGCGAAAGATCCCAATCTTGAGTGTTCATAGTGTTGGTTACTATTCATACTTCACACTTAAGCTACCGGCGCATCTCCCTGTCGTAGATACTCACCCAGATGAAGATGCAACGGCGGACTTGAGATTGCTAGATCCATGGCCAGAGCTGTCTACATTTGTGAGCCAGCTAACCAAGGACATTGATGACCAAACCGATCATGATCACGGCCACTTGCCCCTGGTTGCTACTCTTCTTCATTGCCTCGAGGAATGGAAAGATGCACACCAAGGCAATCCACCATTGGCATATTCCGATAAGTTGGCATTCCGAAATTTGGTGGCCAACGGCGCCAGGCGTAATAATCCTgagggaggagaagaaaattTTGAAGAGGCTGTTGCGGCGGTGATGAAACACGTTACACCATTTTCTCTACCATCTTCCTTGAAACAAATTTTTGATTATGGCAATTCAACAGAG ATTTCGTCAAGTGACAGCTTCTGGATCATTGCAAAAGCCGTTGAACAATTCTACGAAAAGCACCACCAACTTCCACTGTCTGGAGGCATACCCGATATGAAGGCTGAATCTGCAGTATACATCAAACTTCAGTCTCTATATAAGGCGAAAGCACGGCAAGATGCTAGCGAAGTAATGAGTACTGTTCGTACCCTAGAGGGTGGTATAGGTGTTGCGCAGGCTGAGGTAGAGTTGTTTTGCAAGAATGCGAAATTCATCAAGCTAGTCCAAAGCTCGGTGCATGCACCAACTCTCACCAAGATCGTCG AAAATGAGCTCTTGAACGATGAGCTTTCCGCAGTAGCTGGTCCTGAAACGCCCCTTTCGTTAATTTCCATATATCTTGCGCTTCGTGCTTCCACTCTCATCTCCACGGACAGTGCCGAAGAGATTGTGGATTTTGTCGCGAGCTCAATCCCGAGCCTTTCGGGAAACAACAGGCTTTTGCAGGTAGCCCAAGAAGTAATACGGTCGAACCGGGGGGAAGTTCATAATACGGCTGCAATTACTGGAGGCATGGTTTCCCAGGAGATGATCAAACTCATCACAAACCAATATGTTCCCATTGATAATACCTGCATTTTTGATGGCATAGAAAGTCGCTGCCAAGTGTTGCGTTTAAACCTCAGCGAGCATCATTTTCAGGAATAA
- the ANP1_0 gene encoding Mannan polymerase II complex ANP1 subunit, producing the protein MMPRHQGSGFSNGYPRGNTFDISPHRFQPRTSAPGNRRQRKFLIRVGLAVIGLLVISVWLWPSNPILSVVSLGLFSATNDVELETVRYYDLSNVQGTARGWEREERILLCVPLRDAEAHLAMFFSHLRNFTYPHHLIDLAFLVSDSKDRTLQVLTDNLERIQADPDPKQPYGEVSIIEKDFGQKVNQDVESRHGFAAQASRRKLMAQARNWLLSAALRPYHSWVYWRDVDVETAPFTILEDLMRHNKDVIVPNVWRPLPDWLGGEQPYDLNSWQESETALALADTLDEDAVIVEGYAEYATWRPHLAYLRDPYGDPDMEMEIDGVGGVSILAKAKVFRTGVHFPAFSFQKHAETEGFGKMAKRMQYSVVGLPHYVIWHLYEPSVDDIRHMEEMEQERIAREKEEQEKKLKEQKLKEEFGDASSQWEKDKKEMREQQQQSKRSSVASPELHQAEDAAKDSGVIA; encoded by the exons ATGATGCCACGGCATCAAGGAAGCGGATTTTCCAACGGATATCCCAGAGGCAACACGTTTGACATATCTCCCCATAG ATTTCAACCTCGTACTTCAGCACCGGGGAACCGACGACAGAGAAAATTTCTCATTCGAGTTGGCCTTGCAGTGATTGGACTGCTTGTCATTAGTGTTTGGTTATGGCCCTCTAACCCAATCCTCTCTGTTGTATCTCTAGGCTTGTTCTCTGCGACGAACGATGTCGAGCTCGAAACCGTCCGATACTATGATCTCAGCAATGTTCAAGGTACTGCACGGGGCTGGGAACGCGAAGAACGTATTCTCTTGTGCGTCCCTTTGCGTGACGCAGAAGCGCATTTGGCAATGTTTTTCTCCCATTTGCGCAATTTCACATACCCTCATCATTTGATCGACCTTGCCTTCTTGGTGTCCGACTCTAAAGATCGAACATTACAGGTGCTCACCGACAATTTGGAACGAATCCAGGCCGATCCTGATCCTAAACAGCCTTATGGAGAAGTGTCCATTATTGAGAAAGATTTTGGTCAAAAGGTCAACCAAGATGTTGAAAGCCGACATGGATTCGCAGCACAAGCCAGTCGAAGAAAGCTAATGGCTCAGGCCAGAAATTGGCTTCTCAGTGCAGCTTTAAGACCATATCACTCTTGGGTTTATTGGCGAGATGTAGATGTAGAGACTGCGCCCTTCACCATACTCGAGGATCTTATGCGTCATAATAAAGACGTCATTGTGCCAA ACGTCTGGCGACCCCTACCGGATTGGCTCGGTGGCGAACAACCATACGATTTGAACTCTTGGCAAGAATCAGAGACTGCGTTAGCGCTTGCCGACAccttggatgaagatgctgtGATTGTGGAAGGCTACGCCGAGTACGCTACCTGGCGACCTCACCTGGCATATCTACGTGACCCTTATGGCGATCCAGATATGGAAATGGAGATCGACGGCGTTGGCGGTGTCAGCATTCTAGCCAAAGCTAAAGTCTTTCGAACCGGTGTTCACTTCCCAGCTTTTAGCTTTCAAAAGCATGCTGAGACAGAGGGCTTTGGAAAG ATGGCCAAGAGAATGCAGTACTCTGTGGTAGGATTGCCACACTACGTGATTTGGCATCTCTATGAACCTAGTGTAGACGACATTCGTCACATGGAG GAGATGGAGCAGGAACGAATTGCTCGTGAGAAGGAAGAGCAGGAGAAGAAACTCAAGGAGCAGAAATTGAAAGAAGAATTTGGTGACGCAAGTAGTCAGTGGGAGAAGGATAAGAAAGAAATGAGggagcaacagcaacagtCAAAGCGGTCCAGTGTAGCTTCTCCAGAATTACATCAAGCCGAAGACGCTGCGAAGGACTCCGGGGTCATTGCTTGA
- the YND1 gene encoding Golgi apyrase, producing MGKNSQYGVILDAGSSGTRLYVYKWKHPILASQNASSLELRTLPKLKLKKSKKVHPGVATFAEDVASIGPKHLQSLINMALSEVPSENVSKTPIFLMATAGVRLLPEPQQASLLKGVCKFLQMNTKFHLPDCGERVQVISGETEGLYGWIATNYLLGALDRPKEHVHGKGHHTYGFLDMGGASAQIAFAPNTTEAERHANDLKLVRMRRLDGSSVEYKVFTATWLGFGANKARLRYIQSLVESYAGPVDEIPDPCMPKGLRSYLGENSGLGKSIIGKTLVGTGAFDECLKRTYPLLRKDAPCEDHPCLLNGQHVPAIDFEVNHFIGVSEYWHTTHGVFGKEQQAYDLASYQQKVLAFCSREWASIESDIVKRKKSAAQKIQDAQEACFKASWLINVLYEGIGIPRLGLGLSSRPSFNTTYDKPGNGRQDLLNSFQPIDTVEGVEVSWTLGKMVLYASGQISPHLSTLPVGFGSNVASKTPSDFEHAGSLPLTSDSYFDSEDSDIDNDNTFENQTLYSILALMFVALLVVFFLQRPDRSRRIQNIWRRRQSSRKPRSGLSLTNKIFGRGTANYERILEQGEATRYELDDYSEGIISSDSSDGSHANRYHGPGVPKVVLGRLEEGQQPSVMDRTGLVLRTESRERLAPNLQMLNAGRRSRATSPTRLKSPLMTPTQAE from the exons ATGGGCAAAAATT CTCAATATGGAGTTATTCTCGACGCCGGTTCGTCGGGAACCCGTCTTTATGTCTACAAATGGAAACACCCCATCTTAGCTAGCCAAAATGCCTCTTCTTTGGAATTGCGTACTTTGCCGAAGCTAAAGCtaaaaaagagcaaaaaggTCCATCCTGGCGTTGCCACATTTGCGGAAGATGTGGCATCCATTGGCCCTAAGCATTTACAGTCTCTCATCAATATGGCCCTCAGTGAGGTGCCTTCTGAAAACGTTTCCAAGACCCCTATATTTTTAATGGCTACAGCAGGCGTTCGACTTCTTCCAGAGCCCCAACAGGCATCACTTCTAAAGGGGGTCTGTAAATTTTTACAAATGAACACAAAATTCCACCTTCCTGATTGTGGCGAACGAGTACAGGTTATATCTGGAGAAACAGAAGGATTGTATGGCTGGATTGCAACAAATTACCTCTTAGGGGCTCTTGATCGACCGAAAGAACATGTTCACGGAAAGGGTCACCATACTTATGGCTTTCTGGACATGGGTGGTGCGTCAGCACAGATTGCCTTCGCTCCCAATACGACTGAAGCCGAGCGCCATGCAAATGATTTAAAATTAGTTCGCATGCGACGTCTGGACGGGTCATCAGTTGAATATAAGGTCTTCACTGCGACATGGCTAGGATTTGGAGCCAACAAAGCCCGACTTCGGTATATACAAAGTTTAGTGGAAAGCTATGCCGGTCCAGTCGACGAAATCCCGGATCCCTGTATGCCGAAGGGTCTTCGAAGTTATCTTGGGGAGAATTCAGGTCTCGGCAAATCTATCATCGGGAAAACTCTTGTTGGAACAGGCGCGTTTGATGAGTGTTTAAAGAGAACGTATCCCCTGCTTCGCAAAGATGCGCCATGCGAAGATCATCCATGCCTCCTGAATGGTCAGCACGTTCCAGCAATAGATTTCGAAGTCAATCACTTCATTGGAGTGTCAGAGTACTGGCATACTACCCACGGCGTTTTTGGCAAGGAGCAACAGGCGTACGATCTCGCAAGTTATCAGCAAAAAGTTCTTGCTTTCTGTAGCCGCGAATGGGCTTCAATAGAAAGCGACATAGTCAAACGGAAGAAATCTGCAGCACAGAAGATTCAAGACGCACAAGAAGCCTGTTTTAAAGCATCTTGGCTAATAAATGTTCTATACGAAGGGATTGGAATCCCTCGACTTGGCTTGGGACTTTCATCTAGACCCAGTTTCAATACAACATACGACAAGCCGGGGAATGGCAGGCAGGACCTCCTCAACTCGTTCCAACCAATTGATACTGTGGAAGGTGTGGAAGTGAGTTGGACCCTAGGAAAGATGGTTCTTTATGCTTCGGGCCAAATATCACCTCATCTCTCGACATTGCCCGTTGGGTTTGGAAGCAATGTAGCTTCGAAGACACCCTCCGATTTTGAGCACGCAGGATCTTTACCTTTGACGTCGGACTCGTATTTCGATAGTGAAGACAGTGATatcgacaacgacaacacTTTCGAAAACCAGACCTTGTATTCTATTCTGGCTTTGATGTTTGTCGCTTTATTAGTCGTATTCTTTCTTCAACGGCCTGATAGAAGTCGTCGAATACAGAACATTTGGCGGCGACGCCAATCCAGTCGCAAACCACGCAGCGGACTTAGCTTGACGAATAAAATATTTGGTCGTGGCACGGCAAATTATGAAAGAATCTTAGAACAAGGCGAGGCTACTCGATATGAGCTAGACGACTACTCCGAGGGTATCATCAGCTCTGACAGCAGTGACGGATCCCATGCAAATAGATATCACGGGCCAGGTGTCCCTAAGGTCGTCTTGGGTCGCCTTGAGGAGGGTCAACAACCATCAGTAATGGATCGAACTGGACTAGTCCTTCGAACGGAAAGTAGGGAACGATTGGCACCAAATCTCCAAATGTTAAACGCTGGTAGGAGAAGCAGAGCGACCAGCCCGACCCGATTGAAAAGCCCGCTTATGACTCCAACACAGGCTGAGTAG
- the RPB8 gene encoding DNA-directed RNA polymerases I, II, and III subunit RPABC3: MSGGGGDATLFEESFTVTEYDQSKYDRVARISCTSADSQTVMVLDINIELFPCARSDSLHVVLSTTLSPDGSKEDDKGWRDVGKGGDAPATLADLYDYVCYGKIYKFEETYDGNTINAYVSFGGLLMSLQGPVKKLTPLRVDNVYLLIKK, encoded by the exons ATGtccggcggcggtggcgacGCAACCCTGTTTGAGGAGAGCTTTACGGTCACCGAATATGATCAATCCAAATACGATCGTGTTGCCCGCATTTCCTGTACATCGGCCGACTCGCAAACTGTGATGGTGCTTGATATCAACATCGAACTCTTCCCTTGCGCAAGGTCCGATTCCCTACATGTTGTCCTATCCACAACATTATCACCAGACGGCAGCAAGGAGGACGATAAGGGTTGGCGAGATGTCGGTAAGGGAGGGGACGCCCCAGCTACGTTGGCTGATTTGTACGACTATGTTTGCTATGGCAAAATTTACAAATTTGAAGAGACATATGATGGCAATACCAT CAATGCATACGTATCATTTGGAGGCCTCCTCATGTCATTGCAAGGACCCGTTAAAAAACTCACGCCTCTACGAGTTGACAACGTCTATCTTTTGATCAAGAAGTAA
- the ASI1 gene encoding Protein ASI1, producing MALASGRGAAPIALCLFAAPWGVLWYQVFQQVYSTTHHPSSSHLAASLFREPDSIGLDRRATLLYAWFRPHQDIESGVNFQKRSVATGCAMDQRLHAANDFAPHMAQPLVNLQTAAGSSWHNITAWAINVTRNAAFLEDFLWVGPRIFMKLGSYIALSDTTGGSTGRLTSPSDGAMSSELHLRNLLEPDISIPLKARIGPSIGDANADTQATRLSLDGARGLGSVFGYVTSKWAVSTIAMAIILNRTHIFAATRRRLRLYWRTRLLLRVLPIILLASQSLHLLRSIQCQTSPIFNQLRWGDTNKTSDLAFAHPSAFLNKLSSSLLLGIGDRESCEAAGMVPKGDDSDAQNLRGSLNLLWPLFGVLCLSHFIETLSCAVQGRPLSVETGMTLFEQSLAFAEADAAVNNQLGWGSLPRIHQNLNPPVSGLSASTSLTRSAVLSKVNTPPEVLFIAFLSSMTHLSSHMLGVFDAQSKYRLVNTGFWGLCFMGTIVWSAFEFELGNPLAQSMLRFPTVCIIGFVPHVLVLSGIAVCLLIYGLALILSALAPPLSTSDSRSATLRQRLAHAHENMQANISLSEIRITRDMDFYTALLRTGFAAISMASEAVYLNEDRGVTLQHRTWLEEARFREVEEIQRQAIGIGMPNSQYDQIGTIGLVPVKDCTVAATSGYGRERAAQRISRGRSDRAIRTGTGATERSSRWFMAVEFLLSTGKLMVRTSALAALWGLGRIRIRSQPAWLLWLARRQKLSMGDKDRVSGRRQGITSDASGRSITGQRSIPPTEGFDVETEFRRFNASQDEDSLDADLYKYWLTGGWWSSNDESGEYKPDDEDSWDTTSAISIPTTPVDEDGSDNGWGSEEDNTEAPSGLSLTRSWETTPPADTILDTNNLARLLNPETAEEREEAHILSAHLQYDTVMTRSSFRRQDHLRRSRVLLRPGMTATGGYRSSDSRNVKLSPEDEEHLLEQILLSRRNQNEFHSRDTDTIQRTDLATEEAANLPCVVCQSSVRTIVVWPCRCFSLCDDCRVSLAMNNFDKCVCCRRDVMSFSRIFVP from the exons atggccttggctagcggccgcggcgcggcACCAATTGCGCTG TGTCTCTTCGCCGCGCCCTGGGGCGTGCTGTGGTATCAGGTATTTCAACAAGTATACAGCACCACAcaccatccatcatcatcgcatTTGGCAGCGAGCTTATTCCGAGAACCCGACTCCATCGGACTCGATAGGAGGGCAACGCTACTCTATGCCTGGTTTCGACCACATCAGGACATAGAATCAGGCGTGAACTTCCAGAAACGCTCAGTGGCTACTGGATGTGCCATGGACCAACGGCTTCACGCTGCCAATGACTTTGCTCCTCACATGGCCCAACCTTTGGTAAATCTCCAGACAGCTGCGGGTTCAAGTTGGCACAACATCACCGCCTGGGCCATCAACGTGACGCGAAATGCGGCGTTTCTAGAAGACTTCTTGTGGGTCGGTCCACGGATTTTCATGAAACTTGGATCCTACATAGCCTTGTCAGACACCACAGGTGGTTCGACGGGACGACTGACATCGCCATCGGATGGAGCCATGTCCTCAGAGCTGCACTTGCGAAACTTGCTGGAACCTGATATTAGTATCCCTTTGAAAGCAAGGATTGGCCCATCCATCGGAGATGCAAATGCAGACACACAAGCTACACGACTGTCCCTTGATGGCGCGCGGGGCTTGGGCAGTGTATTTGGTTACGTTACCAGTAAGTGGGCAGTGTCAACTATCGCCATGGCTATAATCCTCAACCGTACACATATATTTGCAGCTACCAGAAGGCGATTGCGGCTCTACTGGCGTACTAGGCTACTTCTCAGGGTCCTGCCGATCATTCTTCTTGCTTCACAATCACTCCATCTTCTCCGGTCTATCCAATGCCAGACGTCACCAATATTTAACCAACTTCGGTGGGGGGATACAAACAAAACGTCTGATTTGGCATTTGCACATCCGAGTGCATTCCTGAATAAACTGAGCTCTAGCTTACTTCTCGGCATTGGTGATAGAGAATCATGTGAAGCTGCTGGCATGGTTCCCAAGGGCGACGACTCGGATGCTCAAAATCTACGCGGGTCTTTGAATCTACTATGGCCTCTATTCGGTGTATTATGTCTTAGTCACTTTATCGAGACGCTATCATGTGCCGTCCAAGGCCGCCCGCTCTCAGTGGAAACCGGAATGACGCTGTTTGAGCAATCACTTGCCTTCGCAGAGGCAGATGCGGCTGTCAATAATCAGCTTGGCTGGGGGTCTTTGCCTCGGATCCATCAGAATTTGAACCCGCCAGTATCTGGTTTATCAGCATCAACTTCTCTGACGCGGTCTGCGGTCCTCAGCAAGGTTAACACGCCCCCAGAAGTCTTATTTATTGCATTTTTGTCGTCCATGACTCATCTGTCCAGTCACATGTTGGGAGTATTTGATGCCCAGTCAAAATACAGACTCGTGAACACAGGGTTTTGGGGCCTCTGTTTCATGGGTACAATCGTCTGGAGCGCTTTCGAATTTGAACTGGGAAATCCTTTGGCACAAAGCATGTTAAGATTTCCAACTGTGTGCATCATTGGATTTGTTCCTCATGTTCTAGTACTGTCTGGTATTGCGGTCTGTCTTCTAATATACGGACTAGCCCTCATCCTGTCTGCTCTAGCTCCGCCGTTGTCTACCAGCGACAGTCGTTCAGCGACCCTTCGTCAAAGGCTAGCACATGCTCATGAAAACATGCAAGCAAATATCTCTCTTTCAGAAATTCGCATAACGAGAGACATGGATTTTTATACAGCACTTCTTCGAACCGGGTTTGCTGCCATCAGTATGGCAAGTGAAGCTGTATACCTCAATGAAGACCGTGGTGTCACTCTACAACATCGCACATGGCTAGAAGAGGCGCGCTTCCGAGAGGTAGAGGAGATACAAAGGCAAGCAATTGGAATTGGGATGCCTAACTCCCAGTATGACCAGATTGGCACTATCGGGCTCGTTCCAGTGAAAGATTGTACCGTGGCTGCGACAAGCGGCTATGGCCGCGAACGTGCTGCCCAGAGAATATCCAGAGGGCGAAGTGACAGGGCCATTCGGACAGGCACTGGGGCGACTgaaagaagctcaaggtgGTTCATGGCTGTGGAATTTTTACTGAGCACAGGCAAGTTGATGGTTCGCACAAGTGCCCTAGCGGCACTTTGGGGGTTAGGAAGGATTCGAATAAGGAGTCAACCGGCTTGGCTCCTTTGGCTGGCTAGACGCCAGAAGCTTAGTATGGGTGACAAGGACAGGGTGTCCGGAAGGAGACAGGGCATCACATCGGATGCTTCTGGACGTTCAATCACCGGCCAAAGATCAATTCCTCCAACGGAAGGCTTTGATGTCGAGACTGAATTCAGGCGATTCAATGCTAGTCAGGATGAAGACAGTCTGGATGCAGACCTATATAAGTACTGGTTGACTGGAGGCTGGTGGAGTTCAAATGACGAAAGTGGTGAATACAAgccagacgacgaggacagcTGGGACACAACTTCCGCCATATCCATCCCGACAACGCCAGTCGACGAAGATGGTTCAGATAACGGCTGGGGATCGGAAGAAGATAATACAGAAGCACCCTCAGGGCTATCACTGACGCGAAGCTGGGAAACCACGCCGCCTGCGGATACAATCTTGGACACGAATAATTTAGCACGACTCCTAAACCCGGAGACTGCAGAAGAACGAGAAGAAGCCCACATCCTTTCTGCACACCTGCAGTACGATACAGTAATGACGAGGTCAAGCTTTAGGCGCCAGGATCATCTCCGACGGAGTCGTGTTCTTCTACGGCCCGGCATGACTGCCACAGGAGGTTACAGATCTTCGGATAGTCGCAACGTGAAATTGAGCCCCGAAGATGAGGAACATCTCTTGGAGCAAATTCTCCTATCACGTCGCAATCAGAACGAGTTCCACTCCCGCGACACTGACACAATTCAGCGTACGGATTTGGCTACCGAGGAAGCAGCAAACCTGCCGTGTGTTGTTTGTCAGAGTTCCGTACGAACAATCGTCGTTTGGCCTTGTCGCTGCTTTAGTCTCTGTGACGACTGTCGCGTGTCACTGGCAATGAACAACTTTGATAAATGTGTATGCTGCCGGAGGGATGTGATGAGCTTCAGCCGAATTTTCGTACCATAG
- the YM71 gene encoding NADP-dependent 3-hydroxy acid dehydrogenase codes for MASAAAKRLAGKTILITGASSGIGRSTALEFARTSRDNLRIILTARRIDSLNELASQITQEVGQGVKVLPVKLDVSNPEDVRGFVANLPEGWRDINILVNNAGLVKGVARAPDINEQDVNIMFATNVTGLINMTQAILPIFQQRANGGQGDIINVGSIAGREPYPGGSIYCATKAAVRSFTESLRKELIATRIRVIEIDPGQVETEFSLVRFDGDKAKADAVYAGCEPLTPDDIAEVVVFTATRRENLVVADTLVFPNHQASALIFHRKNERT; via the exons ATGGCTTCCGCTGCTGCTAAGCGTCTGGCTGGTAAGACAATACTCATTACAGGCGCCTCATCAGGCATTGGGCGATCTACCGCTTTGGAATTCGCTCGCACTAGCCGAGACAATTTGCGCATCATCCTTACGGCTCGTCGCATTGACTCACTGAACGAACTGGCCTCTCAAATCACGCAAGAGGTTGGCCAGGGCGTCAAAGTACTCCCTGTGAAGCTTGATGTTAGCAATCCTGAAGATGTCCGTGGCTTCGTCGCAAATCTGCCTGAGGGATGGCGGGATATCAATATTCTCGTCAACAATGC CGGCCTTGTGAAAGGTGTCGCACGTGCCCCTGACATTAATGAACAGGATGTAAATATCATGTTTGCAACCAATGTCACAGGGTTGATCAATATGACTCAAGCCATACTACCGATATTTCAACAGCGTGCCAATGGTGGACAGGGCGATATCATCAACGTAGGGTCCATTGCAGGACGTGAACCGTATCCTGGAGGCTCCATTTACTGCGCGACCAAGGCTGCAGTTCGTAGCTTCACCGAGAGCTTACGAAAGGAGCTTATCGCGACTCGCATCAGAGTTATTGAGATAGATCCCGGCCAGGTCGAGACG GAGTTTTCACTTGTCAGGTTTGATGGCGACAAGGCGAAAGCCGATGCAGTATATGC TGGCTGCGAGCCTCTTACACCAGATGACATTGCAGAGGTGGTTGTTTTCACAGCCACACGCCGCGAAAACCTCGTTGTCGCTGACACTCTTGTGTTCCCTAATCATCAA GCATCGGCTCTCATCTTCCATAGGAAAAATGAAAGAACCTAG
- the MTR3 gene encoding Exosome complex component MTR3 has product MSDRRRINGPGGPTNPPVYDEDLIIKPVRTRNNNDVRPFYLKTGVTPSASGSAYLEIDQSTGSGFGMKFTCTVHGPRSLPRSAPFSPHMVISTHVKYAPFATRQRKGYLRDASERDLSIHLETALRGAVIADRWPKSGVEVVVTIVEGDVSRQTTIDEGHEEWNTMSILSGCITVASAAIADAGIDSVDVAAGGVAALVQDEGIGKEPILVMDPSVSEHKTILAACCVAYLPARDEITNLWYKGSSCGSHLATYRSLVGRAVLASKGAGKAISVSLNEAALLA; this is encoded by the exons ATGTCTGATCGGCGACGAATTAACGGGCCAGGAGGTCCTACTAACCCTCCTGTCTACGATGAGGATTTAATAATCAAGCCAGTTCGCACCAGGAATAATAATGATGTCCGACCATTTT ATCTGAAGACTGGTGTAACACCATCAGCATCGGGCTCAGCCTACTTGGAAATAGATCAAAGTACTGGGAGTGGCTTTGGCATGAAGTTTACCTGCACCGTGCATGGACCTCGATCACTTCCTCGATCAGCACCGTTCTCTCCTCATATGGTTATATCAACCCATGTCAAATATGCTCCTTTTGCTACACGACAGCGCAAAGGCTATCTCAGAGATGCCAGTGAGCGAGATCTGAGTATACATTTAGAAACTGCCTTGCGCGGTGCTGTTATTGCGGATCGCTGGCCAAAAAGCGGTGTCGAGGTGGTTGTAACTATTGTGGAAGGTGACGTGAGCCGCCAGACAACCATCGATGAAGGCCATGAGGAGTGGAACACCATGTCTATACTCAGCGGATGCATCACTGTTGCTTCTGCTGCGATTGCCGATGCTGGAATCGATAGCGTTGATGTTGCTGCAGGGGGGGTTGCCGCACTTGTGCAAGACGAAGGCATTGGGAAAGAGCCAATATTAGTCATGGACCCTTCTGTCTCCGAGCACAAGACTATTTTAGCTGCCTGTTGTGTGGCATATTTGCCAGCTCGAGACGAAATTACGAATCTCTGGTACAAGGGGTCTTCATGTGGCTCTCACCTTGCAACATACCGATCTTTGGTTGGCAGGGCAGTTCTTGCGAGCAAGGGAGCCGGAAAAGCAATATCGGTGTCTCTTAACGAGGCGGCTCTGTTAGCTTAA